Proteins from one Ipomoea triloba cultivar NCNSP0323 chromosome 1, ASM357664v1 genomic window:
- the LOC116013715 gene encoding uncharacterized protein LOC116013715, with amino-acid sequence MSSPGFFLLCMLHSLVALSCGALMMFYSNDLLVFSHGRERASKLLGSTSHDQLIIQTSDSFSGLLLFAIGFLLFMVAFVKDRDFHGFFARGCVLLHVAMAVWRIYFERRLEDLGRDWLRLVVGDLALGLSWVFFLVYSWREKYD; translated from the coding sequence ATGAGTTCACCTGGGTTTTTCCTTCTGTGTATGCTGCATTCTTTGGTGGCCTTAAGCTGTGGAGCTTTGATGATGTTCTATAGCAATGATTTGCTTGTGTTTAGCCATGGCAGAGAGCGTGCCAGCAAGCTGTTGGGATCAACATCTCATGATCAGCTCATAATCCAAACCTCCGATTCGTTCTCGGGGTTACTCCTGTTTGCCATTGGATTTCTGTTGTTCATGGTTGCATTTGTGAAGGACAGGGACTTCCATGGCTTCTTTGCCAGGGGGTGTGTGCTTCTCCATGTAGCTATGGCTGTTTGGAGAATTTACTTTGAGAGGAGGCTCGAGGATCTTGGCCGCGATTGGCTGAGGCTCGTAGTTGGGGATCTCGCCTTGGGACTGTCTTGGGTTTTCTTCCTTGTGTACTCTTGGAGAGAGAAGTATGATTAG
- the LOC116020558 gene encoding zinc finger BED domain-containing protein RICESLEEPER 2-like — protein sequence MLSCALKFKEAFKMLKDRDSFFDNCPLEDNWDKVAKVCSILEIFWTATHIISGCEYPTSNLFLQEVYKIKSVLDSHVDDEDSFIRDLVRRMKMKFDKYWDECNLLTTIGAVFDPTKKMLAIEFCFSRFYSNEEAKENIARVKEIINILYEEYVAESVNKRNFKNSGSSNTFGSQVNHRSSTYTCDDFNAYCAEVEASEPKRSELLDYLEKGRLKKNEVPSNFSCLDWWKMNRMQYPILSRMAVDILAIPVSTVASEATFSAGTRVINSYHASLLPETTQALLCGGDWLRHIHGVTKNKKEKSYQEIFLPVSNA from the exons ATGTTAAGTTGTGCACTCAAGTTCAAAGAAGCTTTTAAGATGTTAAAAGATCGTGATTCATTCTTTGACAATTGTCCATTAGAAGATAATTGGGATAAGGTTGCCAAAGTTTGCTCAATTTTAGAGATTTTCTGGACAGCTACTCACATTATTTCAG GTTGTGAGTACCCTACTTCAAATTTGTTTCTTCAAGAAGTTTACAAAATCAAATCAGTATTGGATAGTCATGTAGATGATGAAGATTCCTTTATAAGGGATTTGGTtagaagaatgaagatgaaatttgataaatattgggATGAGTGTAATTTGTTGACAACTATAGGTGCTGTGTTTGATCCAACAAAGAAAATGCTTGCAATTGAATTTTGTTTCTCTAGATTTTATTCTAATGAGGAAGCTAAGGAGAATATAGCAAGAGTGAAGGAGATCATCAATATTCTTTATGAGGAGTATGTTGCTGAATCAGTGaacaaaagaaattttaaaaattcaggTTCTTCAAACACTTTTGGAAGCCAAGTCAACCACCGAAGTTCTACATATACTTGTGATGATTTTAATGCATATTGTGCAGAAGTTGAAGCTTCAGAGCCTAAAAGATCGGAGCTATTAGACTATCTAGAAAAAGGGCGTCTTAAGAAGAATGAGGTTCCTAGCAACTTTTCTTGTTTAGACTGGTGGAAGATGAATAGAATGCAATATCCAATATTATCAAGAATGGCAGTTGATATTTTAGCTATACCTGTTAGCACTGTGGCTTCAGAAGCAACGTTTAGTGCTGGGACAAGGGTAATTAATTCTTATCATGCATCATTGTTGCCTGAAACAACACAAGCCTTACTTTGTGGGGGTGATTGGCTTCGACATATACATGGAGTTACCAAAAATAAA aaagaaaaatcatatcaaGAAATTTTTCTTCCGGTATCCAACGCATAA
- the LOC116019710 gene encoding zinc finger BED domain-containing protein DAYSLEEPER-like codes for MSRAAHELLGQSLTQSSLNRTRAARLITELELELKYSRLPTAQHHPCDSSSLPPCRVPTGDHKSATDDTGRLRVSSPVSAPASADDEVAAYGPCRVPRTKLPTLNLAAPVKCELSLVMSTENSSIQQNSYTSSSDGVSSSNPTLHPEKFDMELMRESIAHWVMIHEHPFTILEEVGFDLMMKRVMPEWKEISRNTIESDCLKVYETEKKKLKNNLECVSKVSLTIDCWKSKNQKIEYMVVIGHWIDSSWRLQKRVLSFINIPPPMRGFLISNAIFRCMKEWGIEKKVFSITVDNASSNDSTIRYMKDTLQRLRRFDGLDEIQHVIQDVRDSVEYVNRSEARRIQFANCVQKLQLKDMKLIRDCKTR; via the exons ATGAGTCGAGCCGCTCACGAATTGCTTGGTCAAAGCTTGACTCAATCGAGCTTAAACCGAActcgagcggctcgtttaataaccgagctcgagctcgagctcaaatATTCTAGGCTC CCGACAGCCCAACACCATCCTTGCGACAGCTCCTCCCTGCCTCCCTGCCGAGTTCCGACCGGCGACCACAAATCTGCTACCGACGACACCGGAAGACTCCGCGTCTCCTCTCCGGTCTCCGCCCCCGCCTCTGCCGACGATGAAGTTGCTGCCTACGGCCCCTGCCGAGTGCCCAGGACGAAGTTGCCGACTCTGAACTTAGCCGCCCCTGTGAAGTGTGAACTAAG TCTAG TTATGTCTACAGAGAATTCATCTATCCAGCAAAATTCATACACTTCAAGTAGTGATGGAGTTTCATCTTCCAATCCTACATTACATCCTGAAAAGTTTGACATGGAACTTATGAGGGAGTCTATTGCTCATTGGGTCATGATACATGAACATCCATTTACCATTTTGGAGGAAGTAGGATTTGACCTCATGATGAAACGAGTAATGCCCGAGTGGAAAGAAATTAGTAGAAACACAATTGAATCAGATTGTTTGAAAGTTTATGAGACTGAAAAGAAGAAGTTGAAGAACAATCTTGAATGTGTTAGTAAAGTAAGTTTGACAATAGATTGTTGgaaatcaaaaaatcaaaagattGAGTATATGGTTGTTATTGGGCACTGGATTGATTCTTCTTGGAGATTACAGAAGAGAGTTTTAAGTTTCATTAACATTCCACCACCGATGAGAGGTTTTCTGATTTCTAATGCTATATTTAGATGCATGAAAGAGTGGGGCATTGAAAAGAAAGTTTTTTCAATTACAGTTGATAATGCTTCAAGTAATGATTCTACTATTCGATACATGAAGGATACACTCCAAAGATTAAGAAGGTTTG ATGGATTAGATGAGATTCAACACGTCATTCAAGATGTTAGAGATAGTGTAGAATATGTGAATCGGTCGGAGGCAAGACGTATACAATTTGCAAACTGTGTGcaaaaattgcaattgaaagaTATGAAATTGATCCGTGATTGTAAAACTAGATGA